One Kitasatospora sp. MAP12-44 DNA segment encodes these proteins:
- a CDS encoding Txe/YoeB family addiction module toxin: MRLVFEDQGWEDYTSWLKSDRKMLARINKLIEDARRDPFAGIGKPEPLKYHLAGAWSRRIDDEHRLVYLVTDEEIIILAARYHY, encoded by the coding sequence GTGAGGCTCGTTTTCGAGGATCAGGGTTGGGAGGACTACACGTCCTGGCTCAAGAGCGACCGCAAGATGCTCGCCCGGATCAACAAACTCATCGAGGACGCCCGCCGTGATCCCTTCGCCGGGATCGGCAAGCCCGAGCCGCTGAAGTACCACCTGGCCGGCGCCTGGTCACGGCGGATCGATGACGAGCACCGGCTCGTCTACCTGGTCACGGACGAAGAGATCATCATCCTCGCCGCCCGCTACCACTACTGA